AGCCGTTTTAACCGGGTTAACAGAAAAAGACATTAAACCTAATGTTAAAGCCAAAATTGAAAGTTTGATAATTTTCATAATTTTTTATTTTATATGGTTATTTATAGTTTTGATTACCTGATTCAAATGTATTTCAGTCTTTTTAAATCAGCTGTTAACCGTTTTCAAATGTTTGTTAACGACTTGTTAACAGCGCGAAAAAAGTTTTTTTTTCAGTAATATTACACTTCTAAAATCTATTGTATATTTTGAAAATAAACCGGTTAAACAGTATCATCATCCTCGGACTCATTGCTATAGTAGGTATTATTATAGCACAATTGCTTTGGACGAAAGAAGCTTTTAATTTAGAAGAGAAAAAGTTTACCCAAAAAGTACACATCGCCCTTTTAGAAGTAGCCAAAAAACTATATGAAGGGAAAAATCACGAATTACCGGCCAGCAGCCCCATTAATAAAGTATCCAACGATTATTATATTGTTAATGTCGATAACGACTTTGAACCGGAAATTCTGGAATATTATTTAAAAACCGTTTTTAAGAAATTCAATATCGCCACCGACTTTGAATATGCAATGTACAATTGCGAAAGCGATGAAATGGTCTACGGGAATTATGTTGCCCTTTCCGATACTTCAAAAAAAGAAAGCTCCGTTTATTTTCCGAAGCACAAAAATCTGGTCTATTATTTTGCCATCCGCTTCCCGAATGAAACCTCCTACCTGTTCAGTTCGTTAAAATTCTGGTTCATGCTCTCTTTTGTCCTGATCATTATTTTAGTGGTCTACGTCTACTCTATCTTTACCTTATTACAGCAAAAGAAATATTCCGAATTGCAGCGTGATTTTATCAACAACATGACCCATGAGTTTAAAACACCGTTGTCGTCCATCCTGATTGCTTCCAATTACCTGAGCAAACAGGAACCGATACTACAGGATGAAAAACTGGAAAAATATGCGACCATTATTATCGATCAGAGCAAAAAGCTCAACCATCATATCGAGAAAATATTAAATATCGCCAAATCGGACGACACGCCTTTAAAGCTGAATAAGAAACCTATTGCGGTTGCCGCGATCCTGTCTGACGTGATTGAAAACACCCGACTGCGCTATCCGGATGTTCGCATAATCGTGAATAACCCGGAAACAGCACTTGTTATTTATGGCGATGAATTCCATTTCACCAACATTGTTTACAACCTGATCGACAATGCCGTTAAATACTGTGAAGGCACTCCTGAAATCATCATTTCCATTACCAAAGAAGCGCAAAAGATCCGGTTGGAATTTGCCGATAACGGGATTGGGATCTCTCAAAAGAATATTTCCTTTATATTTGATAAGTTCTACAGAATTCCGAGTAAAAAAAGCAATGAAGTAACCGGTTTTGGTCTGGGTTTGTATTATGTCAAAAAAATATGTAAACTGCACCACTGGAAAATCACAGCCAAAAGCAACCTCGAAAAAGGAACTGTCATAACCTTATTAATACCTGAAAATTAATGTCGAAATTCAAAATTCTTTATGCCGAAGACGATGAAACGCTTGCTTTCTTAACCAAAGACAATCTGGAGTTAAACGATTATGCCGTAACCCATTGTCACAACGGAGAGCATTGTCTGGAAGCTTTCAGGAGCGGATCTTTCGACATCTGTATTTTAGATATTATGATGCCGAAAATTGACGGTTTTGAACTGGCTGTGGAAATCCGGAAAATCGACCACCACATCCCGATTATCTTCCTTTCCGCCAAAACACTAAAAGAAGACCGCATCAAAGGACTTCGCCTGGGCGCTGATGATTATCTGGTAAAACCTTTCAGTATTGAAGAGCTATTGTTAAAAATTGAAGTGTTCCTCAAACGTTCACAAAAGAAAAGCATACCCGAAAAAGAACGCTATACCGTTGGCGGTTTTGAATTTGATGCCGACAACTATTCGCTGGTAAAAGCCGATAAAAAAACGGTTTTAACGCAACGCGAAGCCGAACTGCTTAAACTATTCCTGGACAACAAAAACACCGTTTTAAAAAGAGAGCAGATCTTAACATCGCTCTGGGGAAATGACGACTATTTTATGGGCAGAAGCCTGGATGTTTTTATCTCCCGCCTGCGAAAAATACTATCGGAAGAAAAAGAAATCGGAATTGAGAACCTGCACGGCATCGGTTTTAAATTTACCGTTAAGGAATAAACCGGTCTTTTGCTTCTTACCGCTTTAACGAAAAATGCCCGCTCACTTCTTCGATAATATTGTTATCGTTGTATTGCGCTACAAACCAATAGTCGTTTTCCGGCAGCGCTTTGCCGTTATGGGTACCGTCCCAGCCTTTCCCGTCCGGAGCAATATGCGTTATGAATGTTCCCTTTTGATCAAAAATCTGGATGATGACCTCTTTTTTCCCTGATAACGAAGGAATATTCCAGACATCGTTATAACCGTCACCATTGGGCGTAAAATAAAGCGGATAATCCAACAGCAAAAGCCGTTTTACAGCCGTGCGGCAGCCAGAATTGTCTTTTACCCTTACAATATACCCGCCGCCGCTCACATTTTCAAAAAGATTACTTTCCTGATAACCGCTGTTGCCCAATTGGTATTGATAAACACTTTCCCGCAGCATGACAATTTGAACAGTAAACAGATTTACTCCCGTTATTCTTGTCCTGATCCGGGCAATAACCGGTTCATAAGCCGTTTCCAGTACAATTGTATCGTTAACAGCCCTGCAACCCGATTCGAAATTCAGCACCTCAACACGATACATCCCCGGGCGGTCTGCTGCAACAGTTCTTCCCGCGGCTGCCGGAATGACAGTTCCGTTATAAAACCATTTAAAGGCATGCGCTTCTTCCGGCAAACCGGAATCAAGAAGAACCGTCCTGACGGTATTATCGTTATTATCAATACAGATAAAAGGATTTGAAACACTCCATATAACCTGCGGTGTTGCGCCTATGATCACTTCTGCCGTTAATTTCCCGGTAGAACAGCCCTGAATGCTGAACCCTTCAATAAAATAGATCCCGGAAAGGCTCACAACGGTATTTTCCAGAACAGTGGTACCGTCTGTATCATAGAAAACATATTCCAAACCCGGAGTTGCCGTGTTTAAGGCATCTCTCAGTTCCACCGAATGACAATCGTATAACGGAATATCGATCAGTTCCAGTTCAGGGATTTCCGGAGCTTTACTGATCGTTACCGGAAACAGCCCGGAAACCGAACCGTCCATTTTCCTGACGATTACGCTGTATATTCCCGGCAAAAGATTCGGAAAGATATTATCCGGTGAATAGCTCAGTCCGCCGTCTATGGAATATTCCAAAGCAATGGTTGCGATGATTATGCTTCCGGTCTGCCATTCACAGCTGGGCTGCACGACCACTATTTCCAAAGGTTCCCTGTCTGTTCCTCTGCTGACATTCCGGTTGTGTTCCCACAACGGATAAACACTCAATATGTTTGCTTTCATACTACTAAAACAAGGCAGTAACCAAACAAAAAATAACCCGATCAGGGTTTTACGGCTGATAATGAATAAAAATGGCATATACTAACGTTTTATACCATACAAAATGAAACATTTTTTCAATACACACCTAAAAAACTACCTACTCAAAATTACACAACTGCTAAAAAAAGTTGCAGCACTCCTTTTCAAAAGCCCGTTTTACAGCACTTTTCCCAAATCCTAAGTCAAAACGATCAAATTCTAATTCACATCTGCTCAGGTCGCAACTTATTTTATATTTGCATATAAAGATTCTCAAAATGCATTACACCCCAGCTAAAGCAACCCAAAAGCCATTTTTACGAATCGCCGTTGCCGCGTTTTTGCTACTGAACGTGCTGTCTTCCGGATTTGCCCAGGAAAATACGATTCCGGAACTGAAATCCGGTTTAAAAACGGTCAAAACGGACACTGCCAAAGTCACTATTCTCAATAAAATAGCCCATATATTCCGGGAAAGCAACTCCGACTCCACGCTTTTTTACGCTAAAAAAGCCGCGGCACTGGCGCAAAAAAACGGCGATCATTACGGTCTGGCCATCGCCTGTATTAATATTGGCAATGCTAACATTATCAGCAGTAATTATGCCGAGGCACTGAAAAATTTTGAACAGGCCAAAGCACTTTTTACCGACCTGTTAACCCATCCGGCGGCAACGGCCGTAACCCAAAACCAGATTAGGAACGGTCTGGCAAGATCCTACGGCAGCTGCGGCATTGTCTATTCCGAACAGAACGACTATTCCAATGCCTTACAGCATTATTTTAAGGCTTTAAAAATGTATCAGGAAACCGGGGAGAAAAAAAGCATTTCCAAAGTGTACAACAACATCGGGATTATCTATAAGGTCCTGGAAGAAAACAACAAGGCACTCACCTATTTATCGAAAGCCTATGCGCTGCAAACGGAAATGGGAGAAGAATCGGCTCCCGTAACCTTAATGAATATCGGAACGATTTATTTCAAACAGAAAAAAGACAAGCAGGCTTTACAGTATTACAATACCGCCATGTCCCTTTTTGAAAAAACAAACAACAACAGAGGGAAAGCATTATTGTTCAACAACCTGGGAGAATTCTACTGCAGCCATCAATCGTATGCTAAAGCGCTGGATTTTTACAACAAAGCCATGGTTTTGTATACGGAACTGGACAATAAAATGGGAACAGCTTCCGTACAATACAACATCGGGACACTTTATCTGGAACAAAAAGACCTTTCAAAAGCATTATCCTACACCTCAGCATCGTTAATGACCGCCCGAGAAATCAACATGCTGGCACAGGTAAAGTCCTCCGAAAAACAGCTGAGTGATATTTATGCTTTACAGCAGGATTACAAAAATGCTTTATCGCATTATAAAGAATATGTTGCTGCCAAAGACAGTATTGACAATAAAGAAAACACCAAAAAATTACTCCGCGTAGAGCTGAATGCCGAGTTTCAGAAAAAAGAGGCTTTGCAAAAAATTGAAATGGAGAAAAAGGAAGCCGTATTAGTGGAACAAAACAAAAGCCATAAATTGTTTACGCTGTTCTCCGTGATTGGTACCTTATTGCTGTTGGGGCTGATTTTCGTTACCTACAACAGACTGCAGATCAAACGCCGTTTAACCCTGCAAAAAGAAGTAGCCGAATACGAACAAAAAGCACTGCACCTTCAAATGAACCCGCATTTTGTTTTTAACTGTCTCGGTTCCATATCCAGCTTTATTGTTCAGAACGGAACGGATTCTGCCATAAAATATTTATCCAAATTTTCCAAGCTAATGCGCCTCACCCTGGAATATTCCAAAGGTTCCCTGATCCCGATCGACAAAGAGATTGACAGCCTTCAGAATTACCTGGAACTGGAACAATTGCGCTTTAATAAAAAATTTGATTTTGCCATTACAACAAGTCCGCTCATCGAGGACGATATGGCTTTACCGCCTTTATTGATCCAGCCGTTTGTCGAAAATGCCATTCTTCACGGCCTGGTGCCCAAACAGGGAAGCGGTAAAATTGAGATCAGTTTCAATGTAGAAAACAACCAGTTGGTCTGCAGCATTACCGATGACGGAATCGGTATTTCCAAATCGAAAGCCATGAAGGAAAATTCCGTGACCGCACACAAATCGATGGCTTTGGAGATCACCAAGAAAAGACTGGAAATGATGGAAGCCACAACATCACAGTCGGCACACGTAAGTATTTCCGACTTCCTGGATGAGAACAAAGAACCTTACGGGACCAGGGTGGTTATTTACCTGCCCATTCAATACACTTCAGACACTAAAATCAGAATCTAATGATAACAGCACTATTAATCGACGACGACAAACATTTACGAAAAGGCATGAAAAGCCTTTTGAACCGCTATGCTTCCGAAATTACTATAATCGGGGAAGCCGAAAGCGTAAAAACAGGCATTATCGCACTCGAAAAATACAAACCACAGGTTGTTTTCCTTGATATCCATCTGTCGGACGGTACCGGGTTTGACATCCTGGAACAGGTTGCCAAAACCAATGAAAAAACCACCTCCCATATTGTTTTTATTACCGCTCATGAGCAATATGCCTTAAAGGCTTTTAAATTCAGCGCGCTGGATTTCCTGCTAAAACCGGTTGATCCCGAAGAGCTTCAAAAAGCCGTGTTAAAGGTAAAAGACGCTATGGAGAAAAATACGTCTTTTGCCCATATTGATCTACTGCTGGAGAATATCCGCAAAAAAGTAGACAATTTTAAACGAATCGCGCTTTCGACCTCTACCGGCATTCATCTTTTCGACATCAGCGATATTATCCGCTGTGAAGCCCAGGACAATTATACCAAGTTTTATATCAAAGACCATAAAACGCTGCTCATTTCCAAAACACTGAAAGAGTATGAAGAACTGCTCACCCAGCATGGCTTTGAGCGCATTCATCAGTCGCATTTAATCAACCTTGCCTATCTGAAATCGTATATCAAAAATGACGGCGGCTATGTGATCATGTCCGACAACAGCAACCTGCCTATTGCACAACGCAAAAAAGAAAGGCTCCAGGAACTGATTAAATCATTCTAAATCAAATTCTAAGTCATAATCGTCGAATTCTTAATCATCCAAAATGAAACTGTAATAGCTCCTAATTTTGAGAAACAAACCAACCCCAATACATTTATGAAAAAAACTTTACTCTTTCTATTGCTATACTCCGGTATCGCATCTGCCCAGATTGTAACCATTCCGGATGCTAATTTTAAAAATAAGCTGATCGCATCGGGAATAGATACAAATAACGACGGGAATATCCAGCTAACGGAAGCTCAGGCCGTAACGAACTTAAATGTGACCAATGCGAACATTGCTTCTCTTACCGGTATCGCAGCATTCACCAATTTACAGACACTTAGCTGTTCTGCCAATAACCTGACAACCCTAGACATCAGCAGCTTAGCAAATCTGGTTAACCTGATTTGTTTTGACAACAATATTACAGCGATCACTGCGGTAGCTTCTCCTAATCTTAAAACGCTGTCCTGTTATAACAATGCCTTAACCAGTATTGATCTTTCGCTGTTTGTAAATTTAGAATTCCTGTCCATCAAACACAATCAGCTAACCGTTTTAAATACAACCGGCCTGACGGCACTGCGCCATCTGGATGCCGGCTTTAACAACATGACCACCATTACCGTTGCAGACAAGCCCAACCTGGTTACGCTTTATTTAGGTTATAATCAGCTGACTTCTGTTACCCTGACAAACCTTCCGCACGCTTATAAAATCAATGTTCAGGACAACCAGCTTACTTCCCTGGAT
This region of Flavobacterium inviolabile genomic DNA includes:
- a CDS encoding LytR/AlgR family response regulator transcription factor, which produces MITALLIDDDKHLRKGMKSLLNRYASEITIIGEAESVKTGIIALEKYKPQVVFLDIHLSDGTGFDILEQVAKTNEKTTSHIVFITAHEQYALKAFKFSALDFLLKPVDPEELQKAVLKVKDAMEKNTSFAHIDLLLENIRKKVDNFKRIALSTSTGIHLFDISDIIRCEAQDNYTKFYIKDHKTLLISKTLKEYEELLTQHGFERIHQSHLINLAYLKSYIKNDGGYVIMSDNSNLPIAQRKKERLQELIKSF
- a CDS encoding T9SS type B sorting domain-containing protein → MPFLFIISRKTLIGLFFVWLLPCFSSMKANILSVYPLWEHNRNVSRGTDREPLEIVVVQPSCEWQTGSIIIATIALEYSIDGGLSYSPDNIFPNLLPGIYSVIVRKMDGSVSGLFPVTISKAPEIPELELIDIPLYDCHSVELRDALNTATPGLEYVFYDTDGTTVLENTVVSLSGIYFIEGFSIQGCSTGKLTAEVIIGATPQVIWSVSNPFICIDNNDNTVRTVLLDSGLPEEAHAFKWFYNGTVIPAAAGRTVAADRPGMYRVEVLNFESGCRAVNDTIVLETAYEPVIARIRTRITGVNLFTVQIVMLRESVYQYQLGNSGYQESNLFENVSGGGYIVRVKDNSGCRTAVKRLLLLDYPLYFTPNGDGYNDVWNIPSLSGKKEVIIQIFDQKGTFITHIAPDGKGWDGTHNGKALPENDYWFVAQYNDNNIIEEVSGHFSLKR
- a CDS encoding sensor histidine kinase, translated to MKINRLNSIIILGLIAIVGIIIAQLLWTKEAFNLEEKKFTQKVHIALLEVAKKLYEGKNHELPASSPINKVSNDYYIVNVDNDFEPEILEYYLKTVFKKFNIATDFEYAMYNCESDEMVYGNYVALSDTSKKESSVYFPKHKNLVYYFAIRFPNETSYLFSSLKFWFMLSFVLIIILVVYVYSIFTLLQQKKYSELQRDFINNMTHEFKTPLSSILIASNYLSKQEPILQDEKLEKYATIIIDQSKKLNHHIEKILNIAKSDDTPLKLNKKPIAVAAILSDVIENTRLRYPDVRIIVNNPETALVIYGDEFHFTNIVYNLIDNAVKYCEGTPEIIISITKEAQKIRLEFADNGIGISQKNISFIFDKFYRIPSKKSNEVTGFGLGLYYVKKICKLHHWKITAKSNLEKGTVITLLIPEN
- a CDS encoding tetratricopeptide repeat-containing sensor histidine kinase: MHYTPAKATQKPFLRIAVAAFLLLNVLSSGFAQENTIPELKSGLKTVKTDTAKVTILNKIAHIFRESNSDSTLFYAKKAAALAQKNGDHYGLAIACINIGNANIISSNYAEALKNFEQAKALFTDLLTHPAATAVTQNQIRNGLARSYGSCGIVYSEQNDYSNALQHYFKALKMYQETGEKKSISKVYNNIGIIYKVLEENNKALTYLSKAYALQTEMGEESAPVTLMNIGTIYFKQKKDKQALQYYNTAMSLFEKTNNNRGKALLFNNLGEFYCSHQSYAKALDFYNKAMVLYTELDNKMGTASVQYNIGTLYLEQKDLSKALSYTSASLMTAREINMLAQVKSSEKQLSDIYALQQDYKNALSHYKEYVAAKDSIDNKENTKKLLRVELNAEFQKKEALQKIEMEKKEAVLVEQNKSHKLFTLFSVIGTLLLLGLIFVTYNRLQIKRRLTLQKEVAEYEQKALHLQMNPHFVFNCLGSISSFIVQNGTDSAIKYLSKFSKLMRLTLEYSKGSLIPIDKEIDSLQNYLELEQLRFNKKFDFAITTSPLIEDDMALPPLLIQPFVENAILHGLVPKQGSGKIEISFNVENNQLVCSITDDGIGISKSKAMKENSVTAHKSMALEITKKRLEMMEATTSQSAHVSISDFLDENKEPYGTRVVIYLPIQYTSDTKIRI
- a CDS encoding response regulator transcription factor; amino-acid sequence: MSKFKILYAEDDETLAFLTKDNLELNDYAVTHCHNGEHCLEAFRSGSFDICILDIMMPKIDGFELAVEIRKIDHHIPIIFLSAKTLKEDRIKGLRLGADDYLVKPFSIEELLLKIEVFLKRSQKKSIPEKERYTVGGFEFDADNYSLVKADKKTVLTQREAELLKLFLDNKNTVLKREQILTSLWGNDDYFMGRSLDVFISRLRKILSEEKEIGIENLHGIGFKFTVKE